The Coffea arabica cultivar ET-39 chromosome 9e, Coffea Arabica ET-39 HiFi, whole genome shotgun sequence genome has a window encoding:
- the LOC113709564 gene encoding uncharacterized protein, with amino-acid sequence MAGGRFRELLRKYGKVGLGVHFSVSAASITGLYVAIKNNVDVQALFEKVGVQAPSKGGGGAEPGGDQDLNTNPETSTTTSTDGFVVEEEFKKRNRTAELAASSGGALALALLLNKALFPIRVPITLALTPPVARFLRSRQIIKNGL; translated from the coding sequence ATGGCAGGAGGGAGATTTAGGGAACTGTTGAGGAAGTACGGAAAGGTCGGATTGGGTGTCCACTTTTCTGTATCTGCGGCTTCCATCACCGGGCTGTACGTGGCGATTAAGAATAACGTCGACGTGCAGGCCTTGTTCGAAAAGGTCGGCGTGCAGGCCCCGTccaaaggaggaggaggagcagaACCCGGAGGAGACCAAGATCTCAATACCAACCCCGAGActtccaccaccacctccacagATGGGTTCGTCGTGGAGGAGGAGTTCAAGAAGAGGAATCGGACTGCCGAGCTGGCGGCATCCAGTGGTGGGGCACTGGCTCTGGCATTGCTGCTTAACAAGGCTCTGTTTCCTATAAGGGTTCCCATCACCCTCGCTCTTACACCTCCCGTGGCCAGGTTTCTCAGGAGCCGACAAATTATCAAGAACGGTCTATAA
- the LOC113710337 gene encoding probable ubiquitin-conjugating enzyme E2 23 isoform X1 gives MSSPAGLSSLLMDTGPGQHNVASKDVVPVTTANNDADLKEDDSPVNGLYYNQNVIPANKPGDILKNLQNVSYVYRQDVVRSSVNSKLGIVTEVAGDSDSDGSLTDDDDDDDDDDDEVDDDDGDDEDAEVDNSQKVNQTKDSDSQKNHNLPADQVRVLWIDESETTESINNVKVVDRGFLHGDYVAAASDPTGQVGVVVDVDISVDLLTHDGSIIENISARDLKRVRDFTIGDYVVLGPWLGRIDDVLDNVTVLFDDGSVCKVMKADPLRLKPVGKNILEDGHFPYYPGQRVKANSSSVFKNSRWLSGLWKANRLEGTVTKVTVGSVFIYWIASAGYGPDSSTTPAEEQSPKNLKLLSCFSHANWQLGDWCLLPSPVLLSSIPLDKGLSKLELCDSVNEESESAQTGAECSEVVTSEESNGNGELIGLDAEVSLEANNGKAEAKAPAESSSCSSSLSISKESVHESWPLHRKKIRKVIVRRDKKARKKEDNFERALLIVNTRTSVDVAWQDGTIKRGINSTSLIPIESPGDHEFVAEQYIVEKAADDGYDAGETRRVGVVKSVNAKEKTAHVRWLKQVTRAEDPREFDKEEVVSVYELEGHPDYDYCYGDVVVRLSPVSLPVEILSTTNSAEESELLHGTYEEEQDAEQHIGCKKVEDESTDEVCTEFSDLSWVGNITGLRNGDIEVTWADGMVSMVGPQAIYVVGRDDDESITGGSEISDDAASWETVEDDEMDTIENADEGVKNRSATDIRIDNEDGSDSSGRNGALSIPLAALGFVTRLASGIFSRGRKHTDPDSRSDDELQLRELAVKIDTDDESCSQRSNGGDSIGSLSTKVKAEEQDDKGVADLLDAAEALCNLKPEANVPTYHDDRASSFKGFDITKDPYDHYFRGANEQNNASRKWLRKVQQDWNILQNNLPEGIFVRVYEDRMDLLRAVIVGAYGTPYQDGLFFFDFHLPLEYPDVPPSAYYHSGGWRINPNLYEEGKVCLSLLNTWTGRGNEVWDPSSSSILQVLVSLQGLVLNSKPYFNEAGYDKQIGTAEGEKNSLSYNENTFLLNCKTMMYLIRKPPKDFEELVQQHFRRRGYYILKACDTYMKGYLIGSLTKDASISSNTHANSNSIGFKLMLAKIVPKLYISLSEIGANCQEFKHLQ, from the exons ATGTCGTCACCTGCTGGTCTAAGCTCACTTCTT ATGGATACTGGGCCGGGGCAGCACAATGTTGCTTCCAAAGATGTTGTACCAGTAACCACCGCAAATAATGATGCTGATTTGAAGGAAGATGATTCACCTGTAAATGGACTTTATTATAACCAAAATGTGATACCTGCAAATAAACCAGGAGATATTCTCAAGAATTTACAGAATGTATCCTATGTATACAGACAAGATGTTGTAAGAAGCAGTGTCAATAGTAAGCTTGGAATTGTTACTGAAGTTGCTGGTGACTCTGATTCCGATGGAAGCTTAACTGATGACGAtgacgatgatgatgatgatgatgatgaggtaGATGACGATGATGGTGACGATGAAGATGCTGAAGTGGATAACTCTCAAAAAGTTAACCAGACTAAAGATTCTGATAGTCAAAAGAATCATAACCTCCCAGCTGATCAAGTTAGGGTGCTCTGGATAGATGAATCTGAGACGACAGAAAGTATAAATAATGTGAAAGTTGTTGATCGGGGATTTCTGCATGGGGATTATGTTGCTGCTGCTTCAGACCCAACGGGTCAAGTGGGTGTCGTGGTAGATGTCGATATTTCTGTTGATTTATTAACTCATGATGGCTCTATCATTGAAAATATTTCTGCCAGGGACTTGAAACGTGTCAGGGATTTCACAATCGGTGACTATGTAGTTCTTGGTCCCTGGTTAGGTAGAATTGATGATGTTTTGGATAATGTCACAGTTCTTTTTGATGATGGCTCCGTATGCAAAGTTATGAAAGCTGACCCACTTCGTCTTAAACCTGTTGGCAAGAATATTCTCGAAGATGGGCACTTTCCTTACTATCCTGGGCAGCGTGTCAAGGCAAACTCTTCGTCAGTCTTTAAGAACTCAAGATGGCTTTCTGGCTTATGGAAAGCTAACCGTCTAGAGGGTACAGTGACTAAAGTTACAGTAGGTTCTGTATTCATATATTGGATTGCTTCTGCTGGTTATGGACCTGACTCTTCTACAACGCCAGCAGAAGAGCAAAGTcccaaaaatttaaaacttttgtCTTGTTTTTCACATGCAAACTGGCAATTGGGTGATTGGTGCCTTCTTCCTTCACCTGTGCTATTGTCCAGCATTCCTCTGGACAAGGGATTATCAAAATTAGAACTTTGTGATTCTGTCAATGAGGAATCAGAATCTGCTCAAACAGGAGCAGAATGTTCTGAAGTTGTCACTTCGGAGGAATCAAATGGGAACGGTGAATTAATAGGACTTGATGCAGAGGTTTCACTGGAAGCAAATAATGGGAAGGCTGAAGCTAAAGCTCCTGCAGAATCTAGTTCGTGTTCTAGTTCATTGTCTATTTCCAAGGAGTCAGTCCATGAATCTTGGCCCTTACATCGTAAGAAGATCCGTAAAGTTATAGTCAGGAGGGAcaaaaaagcaaggaaaaaagAGGACAATTTTGAAAGAGCCCTGTTGATCGTTAATACTAGGACTAGTGTTGATGTAGCCTGGCAGGATGGAACAATAAAAAGAGGTATAAATTCCACGAGTTTGATTCCTATTGAGAGTCCGGGAGATCATGAATTTGTTGCAGAACAGTATATAGTTGAGAAAGCTGCCGATGACGGTTATGATGCTGGTGAAACTAGACGTGTAGGGGTTGTGAAAAGTGTTAATGCAAAGGAGAAGACAGCTCATGTGAGGTGGTTAAAGCAAGTTACTAGGGCTGAGGATCCCAGAGAATTTGATAAAGAAGAAGTAGTAAGCGTTTATGAGTTGGAGGGCCATCCTGACTATGATTACTGCTATGGAGATGTTGTTGTTCGATTATCACCTGTTTCTCTTCCAGTAGAAATTCTATCCACTACTAACTCTGCTGAAGAGTCTGAGCTGCTGCATGGTACATATGAGGAAGAGCAAGATGCAGAACAGCACATTGGATGTAAGAAGGTTGAGGATGAATCAACTGATGAAGTTTGTACTGAATTCTCAGATCTCTCCTGGGTTGGGAATATTACTGGACTCAGGAATGGTGACATTGAGGTCACATGGGCTGATGGAATGGTATCAATG GTTGGTCCTCAAGCAATATATGTTGTTGGTCGCGATGATGATGAGTCAATTACAGGTGGAAGTGAAATTAGTGATGATGCAGCCAGCTGGGAAACCGTTGAGGATGATGAGATGGATACTATTGAGAATGCTGATGAG GGTGTTAAAAATCGAAGTGCCACTGACATCAGAATTGACAATGAAGATGGCTCTGATAGTTCTGGAAGAAATGGGGCTCTTTCCATTCCCCTGGCTGCACTTGGGTTCGTGACCAGGTTGGCCTCTGGTATATTTTCAAGGGGGCGAAAACACACTGATCCAGATTCCAGGAGTGATGATGAACTTCAGCTGCGGGAATTGGCTGTCAAAATAGATACTGATGATGAGTCATGTTCCCAGAGATCTAATGGTGGTGATAGCATTGGAAGTCTGAGCACTAAAGTGAAGGCAGAGGAACAAGATGACAAAGGGGTAGCAGATTTATTGGATGCGGCTGAAGCTCTTTGTAACTTGAAGCCAGAAGCAAATGTCCCAACTTATCATGATGATCGAGCGTCTAGTTTCAAAGGATTTGATATCACCAAAGATCCTTACGATCATTATTTTCGTGGTGCAAATGAACAG AATAATGCGAGCAGGAAGTGGCTCAGGAAGGTTCAACAAGATTGGAATATTTTGCAGAATAACCTTCCTG AGGGAATCTTTGTACGTGTTTATGAAGATCGAATGGATCTATTGAGGGCTGTCATAGTTGGAGCGTATGGAACACCTTACCAAGATGgccttttcttctttgactTTCACCTCCCACTAGAGTACCCTGATGTCCCACCA TCTGCCTATTATCATTCTGGAGGGTGGCGAATAAATCCGAATCTGTATGAGGAAGGCAAAGTTTGCTTGAGCCTTTTGAATACTTGGACAGGCAGAGGAAATGAGGTGTGGGATCCTTCATCATCGAGCATTCTTCAAGTCCTAGTTTCGCTTCAAGGGCTAGTGCTAAATTCCAAGCCATATTTCAATGAAGCTGGATATGACAAACAAATTGGGACAGCTGAGGGAGAGAAAAATTCTTTGTCGTACAATGAGAATACATTCTTACTCAACTGCAAGACAATGATGTATCTCATACGGAAACCTCCCAAG GACTTTGAAGAGCTTGTCCAACAGCACTTTAGAAGACGTGGTTACTACATCCTCAAAGCCTGTGATACTTATATGAAGGGATATCTTATTGGTTCACTCACAAAAGATGCTTCCATTAGCAGTAATACCCATGCTAATTCAAATTCCATTGGCTTTAAACTGATGCTGGCAAAGATTGTgccaaaactttacatatcGTTAAGTGAAATTGGAGCCAACTGTCAGGAGTTTAAGCACCTGCAATAA
- the LOC113710337 gene encoding probable ubiquitin-conjugating enzyme E2 23 isoform X2 has protein sequence MDTGPGQHNVASKDVVPVTTANNDADLKEDDSPVNGLYYNQNVIPANKPGDILKNLQNVSYVYRQDVVRSSVNSKLGIVTEVAGDSDSDGSLTDDDDDDDDDDDEVDDDDGDDEDAEVDNSQKVNQTKDSDSQKNHNLPADQVRVLWIDESETTESINNVKVVDRGFLHGDYVAAASDPTGQVGVVVDVDISVDLLTHDGSIIENISARDLKRVRDFTIGDYVVLGPWLGRIDDVLDNVTVLFDDGSVCKVMKADPLRLKPVGKNILEDGHFPYYPGQRVKANSSSVFKNSRWLSGLWKANRLEGTVTKVTVGSVFIYWIASAGYGPDSSTTPAEEQSPKNLKLLSCFSHANWQLGDWCLLPSPVLLSSIPLDKGLSKLELCDSVNEESESAQTGAECSEVVTSEESNGNGELIGLDAEVSLEANNGKAEAKAPAESSSCSSSLSISKESVHESWPLHRKKIRKVIVRRDKKARKKEDNFERALLIVNTRTSVDVAWQDGTIKRGINSTSLIPIESPGDHEFVAEQYIVEKAADDGYDAGETRRVGVVKSVNAKEKTAHVRWLKQVTRAEDPREFDKEEVVSVYELEGHPDYDYCYGDVVVRLSPVSLPVEILSTTNSAEESELLHGTYEEEQDAEQHIGCKKVEDESTDEVCTEFSDLSWVGNITGLRNGDIEVTWADGMVSMVGPQAIYVVGRDDDESITGGSEISDDAASWETVEDDEMDTIENADEGVKNRSATDIRIDNEDGSDSSGRNGALSIPLAALGFVTRLASGIFSRGRKHTDPDSRSDDELQLRELAVKIDTDDESCSQRSNGGDSIGSLSTKVKAEEQDDKGVADLLDAAEALCNLKPEANVPTYHDDRASSFKGFDITKDPYDHYFRGANEQNNASRKWLRKVQQDWNILQNNLPEGIFVRVYEDRMDLLRAVIVGAYGTPYQDGLFFFDFHLPLEYPDVPPSAYYHSGGWRINPNLYEEGKVCLSLLNTWTGRGNEVWDPSSSSILQVLVSLQGLVLNSKPYFNEAGYDKQIGTAEGEKNSLSYNENTFLLNCKTMMYLIRKPPKDFEELVQQHFRRRGYYILKACDTYMKGYLIGSLTKDASISSNTHANSNSIGFKLMLAKIVPKLYISLSEIGANCQEFKHLQ, from the exons ATGGATACTGGGCCGGGGCAGCACAATGTTGCTTCCAAAGATGTTGTACCAGTAACCACCGCAAATAATGATGCTGATTTGAAGGAAGATGATTCACCTGTAAATGGACTTTATTATAACCAAAATGTGATACCTGCAAATAAACCAGGAGATATTCTCAAGAATTTACAGAATGTATCCTATGTATACAGACAAGATGTTGTAAGAAGCAGTGTCAATAGTAAGCTTGGAATTGTTACTGAAGTTGCTGGTGACTCTGATTCCGATGGAAGCTTAACTGATGACGAtgacgatgatgatgatgatgatgatgaggtaGATGACGATGATGGTGACGATGAAGATGCTGAAGTGGATAACTCTCAAAAAGTTAACCAGACTAAAGATTCTGATAGTCAAAAGAATCATAACCTCCCAGCTGATCAAGTTAGGGTGCTCTGGATAGATGAATCTGAGACGACAGAAAGTATAAATAATGTGAAAGTTGTTGATCGGGGATTTCTGCATGGGGATTATGTTGCTGCTGCTTCAGACCCAACGGGTCAAGTGGGTGTCGTGGTAGATGTCGATATTTCTGTTGATTTATTAACTCATGATGGCTCTATCATTGAAAATATTTCTGCCAGGGACTTGAAACGTGTCAGGGATTTCACAATCGGTGACTATGTAGTTCTTGGTCCCTGGTTAGGTAGAATTGATGATGTTTTGGATAATGTCACAGTTCTTTTTGATGATGGCTCCGTATGCAAAGTTATGAAAGCTGACCCACTTCGTCTTAAACCTGTTGGCAAGAATATTCTCGAAGATGGGCACTTTCCTTACTATCCTGGGCAGCGTGTCAAGGCAAACTCTTCGTCAGTCTTTAAGAACTCAAGATGGCTTTCTGGCTTATGGAAAGCTAACCGTCTAGAGGGTACAGTGACTAAAGTTACAGTAGGTTCTGTATTCATATATTGGATTGCTTCTGCTGGTTATGGACCTGACTCTTCTACAACGCCAGCAGAAGAGCAAAGTcccaaaaatttaaaacttttgtCTTGTTTTTCACATGCAAACTGGCAATTGGGTGATTGGTGCCTTCTTCCTTCACCTGTGCTATTGTCCAGCATTCCTCTGGACAAGGGATTATCAAAATTAGAACTTTGTGATTCTGTCAATGAGGAATCAGAATCTGCTCAAACAGGAGCAGAATGTTCTGAAGTTGTCACTTCGGAGGAATCAAATGGGAACGGTGAATTAATAGGACTTGATGCAGAGGTTTCACTGGAAGCAAATAATGGGAAGGCTGAAGCTAAAGCTCCTGCAGAATCTAGTTCGTGTTCTAGTTCATTGTCTATTTCCAAGGAGTCAGTCCATGAATCTTGGCCCTTACATCGTAAGAAGATCCGTAAAGTTATAGTCAGGAGGGAcaaaaaagcaaggaaaaaagAGGACAATTTTGAAAGAGCCCTGTTGATCGTTAATACTAGGACTAGTGTTGATGTAGCCTGGCAGGATGGAACAATAAAAAGAGGTATAAATTCCACGAGTTTGATTCCTATTGAGAGTCCGGGAGATCATGAATTTGTTGCAGAACAGTATATAGTTGAGAAAGCTGCCGATGACGGTTATGATGCTGGTGAAACTAGACGTGTAGGGGTTGTGAAAAGTGTTAATGCAAAGGAGAAGACAGCTCATGTGAGGTGGTTAAAGCAAGTTACTAGGGCTGAGGATCCCAGAGAATTTGATAAAGAAGAAGTAGTAAGCGTTTATGAGTTGGAGGGCCATCCTGACTATGATTACTGCTATGGAGATGTTGTTGTTCGATTATCACCTGTTTCTCTTCCAGTAGAAATTCTATCCACTACTAACTCTGCTGAAGAGTCTGAGCTGCTGCATGGTACATATGAGGAAGAGCAAGATGCAGAACAGCACATTGGATGTAAGAAGGTTGAGGATGAATCAACTGATGAAGTTTGTACTGAATTCTCAGATCTCTCCTGGGTTGGGAATATTACTGGACTCAGGAATGGTGACATTGAGGTCACATGGGCTGATGGAATGGTATCAATG GTTGGTCCTCAAGCAATATATGTTGTTGGTCGCGATGATGATGAGTCAATTACAGGTGGAAGTGAAATTAGTGATGATGCAGCCAGCTGGGAAACCGTTGAGGATGATGAGATGGATACTATTGAGAATGCTGATGAG GGTGTTAAAAATCGAAGTGCCACTGACATCAGAATTGACAATGAAGATGGCTCTGATAGTTCTGGAAGAAATGGGGCTCTTTCCATTCCCCTGGCTGCACTTGGGTTCGTGACCAGGTTGGCCTCTGGTATATTTTCAAGGGGGCGAAAACACACTGATCCAGATTCCAGGAGTGATGATGAACTTCAGCTGCGGGAATTGGCTGTCAAAATAGATACTGATGATGAGTCATGTTCCCAGAGATCTAATGGTGGTGATAGCATTGGAAGTCTGAGCACTAAAGTGAAGGCAGAGGAACAAGATGACAAAGGGGTAGCAGATTTATTGGATGCGGCTGAAGCTCTTTGTAACTTGAAGCCAGAAGCAAATGTCCCAACTTATCATGATGATCGAGCGTCTAGTTTCAAAGGATTTGATATCACCAAAGATCCTTACGATCATTATTTTCGTGGTGCAAATGAACAG AATAATGCGAGCAGGAAGTGGCTCAGGAAGGTTCAACAAGATTGGAATATTTTGCAGAATAACCTTCCTG AGGGAATCTTTGTACGTGTTTATGAAGATCGAATGGATCTATTGAGGGCTGTCATAGTTGGAGCGTATGGAACACCTTACCAAGATGgccttttcttctttgactTTCACCTCCCACTAGAGTACCCTGATGTCCCACCA TCTGCCTATTATCATTCTGGAGGGTGGCGAATAAATCCGAATCTGTATGAGGAAGGCAAAGTTTGCTTGAGCCTTTTGAATACTTGGACAGGCAGAGGAAATGAGGTGTGGGATCCTTCATCATCGAGCATTCTTCAAGTCCTAGTTTCGCTTCAAGGGCTAGTGCTAAATTCCAAGCCATATTTCAATGAAGCTGGATATGACAAACAAATTGGGACAGCTGAGGGAGAGAAAAATTCTTTGTCGTACAATGAGAATACATTCTTACTCAACTGCAAGACAATGATGTATCTCATACGGAAACCTCCCAAG GACTTTGAAGAGCTTGTCCAACAGCACTTTAGAAGACGTGGTTACTACATCCTCAAAGCCTGTGATACTTATATGAAGGGATATCTTATTGGTTCACTCACAAAAGATGCTTCCATTAGCAGTAATACCCATGCTAATTCAAATTCCATTGGCTTTAAACTGATGCTGGCAAAGATTGTgccaaaactttacatatcGTTAAGTGAAATTGGAGCCAACTGTCAGGAGTTTAAGCACCTGCAATAA